In Dromiciops gliroides isolate mDroGli1 chromosome 5, mDroGli1.pri, whole genome shotgun sequence, the following are encoded in one genomic region:
- the CYTH4 gene encoding cytohesin-4 isoform X2, whose protein sequence is MDPSKGIQYLTEHKLLSSNIEEIAQFLYKGEGLNKTAIGDYLGERDPFNLKILQAFVDLHEFANLNLVQALRQFLWSFRLPGEAQKIDRMMEAFAARYCLCNPDVFQSTDTCYVLSFSVIMLNTSLHNPNVRDKPPFERFVSMNRGINEGGDLPEELLKNLFDSIKSEPFSIPEDDGNDLTHTFFNPDREGWLLKLGGRVKTWKRRWFILTDNCLYYFEFTTDKEPRGIIPLENLCVQKVDDPKKPFCLELYNPNCKGQKIKACKTDGDGKVVEGKHQSYKISASSPEERDEWIKAIRASITRVPFYDLLSARKKKITSKQ, encoded by the exons GGGATCCAGTATCTTACTGAACACAAGCTTCTCTCCTCCAATATAGAAGAAATCGCCCAGTTTCTATATAAAGGGGAGGGGCTCAATAAGACGGCCATCGGGGACTACCTGGGGGAGAG GGATCCATTCAACCTCAAGATCCTTCAGGCCTTTGTGGACTTACATGAGTTTGCCAACCTCAACCTAGTTCAGGCGCTGAG ACAGTTTTTGTGGAGCTTCAGGCTTCCTGGGGAAGCCCAGAAGATCGATCGGATGATGGAGGCCTTTGCAGCACGTTACTGCCTCTGCAACCCAGATGTCTTCCAGTCCACAG acacttgctatgtcCTGTCTTTCTCTGTCATCATGCTCAACACCAGTCTGCACAACCCCAATGTCCGGGACAAGCCCCCCTTTGAACGATTTGTGTCCATGAACCGAGGGATCAATGAAGGTGGAGACCTGCCTGAAGAGCTTTTGAAG AATCTCTTTGACAGCATTAAGAGTGAGCCCTTCTCCATCCCAGAGGACGATGGGAACGACCTCACTCACACCTTCTTCAATCCAGACCGGGAAGGCTGGCTCCTCAAACTGG GTGGAAGAGTAAAGACTTGGAAGCGCCGTTGGTTCATCCTGACAGATAATTGCCTCTACTACTTTGAGTTCACCACG GATAAGGAGCCCCGAGGCATCATCCCATTGGAGAATCTCTGTGTCCAAAAGGTGGATGACCCCAAGAAGCCG ttttgcCTGGAGCTCTATAACCCCAACTGCAAAGGCCAGAAGATCAAAGCATGCAAGACAGATGGAGATGGGAAGGTCGTAGAAGGGAAGCACCAATCCTACAAGATCTCTGCCTCGAGCCCTGAGGAGAGGGATGAGTGGATTAAAGCCATAAG GGCCAGCATCACCCGTGTGCCATTCTATGATCTGCTCTCTGCTAGAAAAAAGAAGATCACCAGCAAACAATGA